One window of Kiritimatiellia bacterium genomic DNA carries:
- the rnc gene encoding ribonuclease III: MNLLRNPYRKLEKALGYRFRKKRHLEEALTHRSWRYEAPTSNTVDNQRLEFLGDSALSLVASTQLYHAHRDHQEGDLTRLRSVLCNGKTLAEIGERIGLGAFLRLGRGEEQSGGRARASTLGDALEAVLGAAYLDGGLKAVERIYKHLFTALASGKESAAAQDNPKGALQEYCQQRWKVGPVYRLLEVTGPGHARRFNVEVRIGDRVAAAAHGPSKREAESRAALKALQGLENPAADS; encoded by the coding sequence ATGAACCTTCTTCGCAATCCATACCGGAAGCTGGAAAAGGCGCTGGGGTACCGCTTCCGCAAAAAGAGACATCTCGAGGAGGCCCTCACGCACCGCTCGTGGCGGTACGAGGCCCCCACGTCCAACACGGTGGACAACCAGCGGCTGGAATTCCTCGGCGACTCGGCCTTGAGCCTCGTGGCCTCGACCCAGCTCTACCACGCCCACCGGGACCACCAGGAAGGCGACCTCACGCGGCTCCGGAGCGTCCTGTGCAACGGCAAGACGCTGGCGGAAATCGGCGAACGGATCGGGCTCGGTGCGTTCCTGCGGCTGGGCCGCGGCGAGGAGCAGTCCGGCGGCCGCGCCCGCGCCTCGACGCTGGGTGACGCGCTGGAGGCGGTCCTCGGCGCCGCGTACCTGGACGGCGGACTGAAGGCCGTGGAACGGATCTACAAGCACCTGTTCACCGCCCTGGCTTCCGGCAAGGAAAGCGCGGCGGCACAGGATAATCCCAAGGGCGCGTTGCAGGAGTATTGCCAGCAAAGGTGGAAGGTCGGGCCGGTCTACCGGCTGCTGGAGGTCACGGGCCCCGGCCATGCGCGGCGGTTCAACGTCGAGGTCCGGATCGGTGACCGCGTCGCCGCCGCGGCCCACGGCCCGAGCAAGCGCGAGGCGGAATCCCGCGCCGCGCTCAAGGCGTTGCAGGGGTTGGAAAATCCGGCTGCGGATTCCTGA